One region of Catenuloplanes indicus genomic DNA includes:
- a CDS encoding 5-(carboxyamino)imidazole ribonucleotide synthase has protein sequence MDTRTGLPVVGMVGGGQLARMTHQAAIALGQSLRVLAQSPDDGAALVAADVQIGEHTDLEALREFAKLCDVVTFDHEHVPSAHIRALAAEGFTVHPGADALQFAQDKLLMRTRLTELGFPAPRWRTVEGLDDLVGFGDEVGWPVIAKATRGGYDGRGVFPLSDADEAAALVATGTPLIVEERVRLVRELAALVARSPFGQVAAYPVVETVQRDGICVEVLAPAPDLAEDLAVAAQELAIGVAKQLGVVGLLAVELFQTEAGLLVNELAMRPHNSGHWTIEGARTSQFEQHLRAVLDYPLGETALAAPAVVMANLLGGEPGGMSIDERLHHLFAEDPGIKVHLYGKQVRPGRKIGHVTALGTDMTSVRARAVRAAKWLHEGQW, from the coding sequence ATGGATACCCGAACCGGTCTGCCCGTTGTCGGCATGGTGGGCGGTGGCCAGCTGGCCCGGATGACCCACCAGGCCGCGATCGCCCTCGGCCAGTCACTGCGCGTGCTGGCACAGTCCCCTGACGACGGCGCCGCGCTGGTCGCCGCGGACGTCCAGATCGGTGAACACACCGACCTGGAGGCGCTGCGCGAGTTCGCGAAGTTGTGCGACGTGGTCACGTTCGACCATGAGCACGTGCCGTCCGCGCACATCCGCGCGCTGGCCGCGGAGGGGTTCACCGTGCATCCGGGTGCCGACGCGCTGCAGTTCGCGCAGGACAAGCTGCTGATGCGTACCCGGCTGACGGAGCTGGGCTTTCCGGCGCCGCGCTGGCGTACCGTCGAGGGTCTCGATGATCTTGTTGGGTTCGGCGACGAGGTCGGCTGGCCGGTCATCGCCAAGGCCACCCGCGGCGGGTACGACGGCCGCGGCGTCTTCCCGCTGTCCGACGCGGACGAGGCCGCGGCGCTGGTCGCGACCGGCACGCCGCTGATCGTCGAGGAGCGGGTGCGGCTGGTCCGCGAGCTGGCCGCGCTGGTTGCGCGCTCGCCGTTCGGGCAGGTCGCGGCGTACCCGGTGGTCGAGACCGTGCAGCGGGACGGCATCTGCGTGGAGGTGCTGGCCCCGGCGCCGGACCTCGCCGAGGACCTGGCCGTGGCCGCGCAGGAGCTGGCGATCGGCGTCGCGAAGCAGCTGGGCGTGGTTGGCCTGCTCGCGGTCGAGCTGTTCCAGACCGAGGCCGGGCTGCTGGTCAACGAGCTGGCGATGCGCCCGCACAACTCCGGTCACTGGACGATCGAGGGCGCGCGCACGTCGCAGTTCGAGCAGCACCTGCGCGCGGTGCTGGACTACCCGCTGGGCGAGACCGCGCTCGCCGCACCGGCCGTGGTGATGGCGAACCTGCTCGGTGGCGAGCCCGGTGGCATGAGCATCGACGAGCGGCTGCACCACCTGTTCGCCGAGGACCCGGGGATCAAGGTCCACCTGTACGGCAAGCAGGTCCGCCCGGGCCGCAAGATCGG
- a CDS encoding thioredoxin domain-containing protein, producing MNRLEDATSPYLLQHKDNPVDWWPWGEEAFAEARRRDVPVLISVGYAACHWCHVMAHESFEDEAIAHLVNEGFVAIKVDREERPDVDAVYMTATQAMTGQGGWPMTVFATPSGEPFFCGTYYPKATFAGLLQSVDRAWRTQRDDVVKQGAAVVTAIGGAQLAGGPTAPISADLLDAAAAQLATEHDERAGGFGGAPKFPPHMNLLFLLRHWQRTGDARSLEIVRHTAEAMARGGIYDQLAGGFARYSVDAHWTVPHFEKMLYDNALLLRVYADLWRLTGDPLARRIADEIVSFLARDLLTDDGGYASALDADTDGVEGLTYAWTPDQLREVLGDEDGAWAADLFQVTPGGTFEHGTSTLVLGRDIDDAAPEITERWRDVRKRLLAARAGRPQPARDDKIVAAWNGLAVTALARYAMALDGTEQPAEGHPETQGERAVAYGGALMTAQVLADRHLAGDRLRRVSRDGVAGTPAGVLEDYGCVAEAFCAMHELTGKGEWLERAGRLLDTALARFGNGAGGFFDTADDAEKLVTRPADPTDNATPSGLSAMANALIAYSALTGEPRYRDAAEAALRTIAPIADKHPRFTGYSLAAAEALLSGPYEIAVVTESPETDPLVAAAVRLAPPGAVVVAGRPDQPGVPLLADRPMIDGKPAAYVCRGFVCDRPVTSAEELAARLR from the coding sequence ATGAATCGGCTCGAGGACGCCACTTCCCCCTATCTGCTGCAGCACAAGGACAATCCGGTCGACTGGTGGCCGTGGGGCGAGGAGGCGTTCGCCGAGGCGCGGCGCCGGGACGTGCCGGTGCTGATCTCCGTCGGCTACGCGGCCTGCCACTGGTGCCACGTGATGGCGCACGAATCGTTCGAGGACGAGGCGATCGCGCACCTGGTCAACGAGGGGTTCGTGGCGATCAAGGTCGACCGGGAGGAGCGGCCGGACGTCGACGCGGTCTACATGACCGCCACGCAGGCGATGACCGGGCAGGGCGGATGGCCGATGACGGTTTTTGCCACGCCGTCCGGGGAGCCGTTCTTCTGCGGTACGTACTACCCGAAGGCCACGTTCGCCGGACTGCTGCAATCGGTGGACCGGGCCTGGCGGACGCAGCGCGACGACGTGGTCAAGCAGGGGGCGGCCGTGGTCACCGCGATCGGCGGCGCACAGCTGGCCGGTGGGCCGACCGCGCCGATCTCCGCGGACCTGCTCGACGCGGCCGCGGCGCAGCTGGCGACCGAGCACGACGAGCGCGCCGGTGGGTTCGGTGGCGCGCCGAAGTTCCCGCCGCACATGAACCTGCTGTTCCTGCTGCGCCATTGGCAGCGCACCGGCGACGCGCGCTCGCTGGAGATCGTCCGGCATACCGCGGAGGCGATGGCCCGCGGCGGGATCTACGACCAGCTGGCCGGCGGGTTCGCGCGGTACTCGGTGGACGCGCACTGGACCGTGCCGCACTTCGAGAAGATGCTGTACGACAACGCGCTGCTGCTCCGGGTCTACGCGGATCTGTGGCGGCTGACCGGCGACCCGCTGGCCCGCCGGATCGCGGACGAGATCGTCTCGTTCCTGGCCCGCGACCTGCTGACCGACGACGGCGGGTACGCGTCCGCGCTGGACGCGGACACCGACGGCGTGGAGGGGCTGACCTACGCCTGGACGCCGGACCAGCTGCGCGAGGTGCTCGGCGACGAGGACGGCGCCTGGGCCGCGGACCTGTTCCAGGTGACGCCGGGCGGTACGTTCGAGCACGGCACCAGCACGCTGGTGCTGGGCCGGGACATCGACGACGCGGCCCCGGAGATCACCGAGCGCTGGCGGGACGTGCGCAAACGTCTGCTCGCGGCGCGCGCCGGCCGTCCGCAGCCGGCCCGCGACGACAAGATCGTGGCGGCCTGGAACGGGCTCGCGGTGACCGCGCTGGCGCGCTACGCGATGGCGCTGGACGGCACCGAGCAGCCCGCCGAGGGGCACCCGGAGACCCAGGGCGAGCGCGCGGTGGCGTACGGCGGCGCGCTGATGACCGCGCAGGTGCTCGCCGACCGGCACCTGGCCGGCGACCGGCTGCGGCGCGTCTCGCGGGACGGCGTGGCCGGTACCCCGGCCGGTGTGCTGGAGGACTACGGCTGCGTGGCCGAGGCGTTCTGCGCGATGCACGAGCTGACCGGCAAGGGCGAGTGGCTGGAGCGGGCCGGGCGGCTGCTGGACACCGCGCTGGCCCGGTTCGGCAACGGCGCCGGCGGCTTCTTCGACACCGCGGACGACGCGGAGAAGCTGGTCACCCGGCCGGCGGACCCGACCGACAACGCCACCCCGTCCGGGCTGTCCGCGATGGCGAACGCGCTGATCGCGTACTCCGCGCTGACCGGCGAGCCGCGCTACCGGGACGCAGCCGAGGCCGCGCTGCGCACGATCGCGCCGATCGCGGACAAGCACCCGCGGTTCACCGGCTACTCGCTGGCCGCGGCGGAGGCGTTGCTCTCCGGGCCGTACGAGATCGCGGTCGTCACCGAGTCGCCGGAGACCGACCCGCTGGTCGCGGCCGCGGTCAGGCTGGCGCCGCCCGGTGCGGTGGTGGTCGCGGGTCGTCCGGACCAGCCGGGCGTGCCGCTGCTCGCGGACCGGCCGATGATCGACGGAAAGCCGGCCGCCTATGTCTGTCGCGGCTTCGTCTGCGACCGCCCGGTCACCTCGGCGGAGGAGCTGGCGGCCAGGCTACGCTGA